The Salmo salar chromosome ssa06, Ssal_v3.1, whole genome shotgun sequence genome window below encodes:
- the LOC106597870 gene encoding interferon alpha-2-like encodes MAIQMIIWMSAFLCLVQVFSVPMPCQLQGQLVRSTHNLLRDMGGHFPMECLQVNVFMEFPATAFATSGGPQLSSSGAKAIYETLKNIDTLFGTDELPTIWDQQKLEYFQNIVYRQIEESKCMMSSVDTSDYPIRAQGLKTYFGNIAAVLKEKKFSYCAWEVVRKEFLYTLEFILKHNSDSLLWSNRT; translated from the exons ATGGCAATTCAGATGATCATTTGGATGAGCGCCTTCCTCTGCCTCGTGCAAGTTTTCTCGGTGCCCATGCCTTGCCAGCTACAAGGACAGCTGGTGCGATCAACACACAACCTACTGAGAGACAtg gGGGGTCATTTTCCTATGGAGTGCCTGCAGGTCAATGTCTTCATGGAATTCCCAGCCACCGCATTTGCAACCTCCGGCGGGCCTCAG TTGAGCAGCAGTGGTGCTAAGGCTATTTATGAGACATTGAAGAACATCGACACATTGTTTGGAACTGACGAACTGCCGACAATATGGGACCAACAGAAGTTGGAGTATTTTCAGAACATTGTCTACCGTCAGATTGAAGAGAGCAAATGT ATGATGAGCAGTGTGGATACAAGTGATTATCCCATCAGGGCACAGGGCCTGAAGACGTACTTTGGGAACATTGCAGCAGTCCTAAAAGAAAAG AAATTCAGTTACTGCGCCTGGGAAGTGGTTCGAAAAGAATTCCTGTACACTCTAGAATTCATCCTGAAACACAACTCTGATAGCCTTCTGTGGTCCAACAGAACATGA